The DNA segment GCATCGTCATTCCGTTTAAGTGCGTGCTGACCGAGACAAATGCCGCGTGGACGCTGTCGTATCTCATGGCCCATGTGGCCGACGAACACGAGACCGTGCTCATGTACAATGACTTGTCCAAGCTTATCAAACAGGCGCAAGGGGCACTGGATCAAAACTATGACGAGGCGCTGTACCACGCCATCGGCTATGCCCTGTCCATTCGGGAACTGACAGATTTGGATAAAGACGATATTACCGTTCGTTACAATAAATTGGAGGAGGTACTCCGTGCACACAAATAATTTTATCGATTTTTTAAACGCATCTAAAAACCAATACTTTGCCGCCAAGAATTTGGAAGCACTTCTGGTGGCGCAAGGCTATAAAGAGCTGAAAAGCACCGAAGCGTTCACTTTGGACGGCGAAAAATTTTTCCTTCGCTTGGACGATACCGGGATCCTCGCCGTTAACATCGGAGCCGACGCCGACCGTTTTAACATCGTGGGCTCTCACACCGACTCTCCGGCATTTCGTATTAAGGCCAACCCGGTGATGAAAAAAGAAGGCTGCGTCTTGCTGAACACAGAAGTGTAC comes from the Peptoniphilus equinus genome and includes:
- a CDS encoding DUF3783 domain-containing protein, whose amino-acid sequence is MNKQFFYYGFSPEREAVLQAIAASFDIDAMAIDDEDTNQKVGYIFGMEGFERTEGDGEAHSAEFVIFSSFDRNEMGQFLMALKEEGIVIPFKCVLTETNAAWTLSYLMAHVADEHETVLMYNDLSKLIKQAQGALDQNYDEALYHAIGYALSIRELTDLDKDDITVRYNKLEEVLRAHK